In Vidua chalybeata isolate OUT-0048 chromosome 9, bVidCha1 merged haplotype, whole genome shotgun sequence, a genomic segment contains:
- the CRIP1 gene encoding cysteine-rich protein 1, giving the protein MPKCPRCQKEVYFAEKVTSLGKDWHRPCLRCEKCNKTLTSGGHAEHDGKPYCNHPCYAALFGPKGFGRGGAESHTFK; this is encoded by the exons ATGCCCAAGTGTCCCCGCTGCCAGAAGGAGGTCTACTTCG CCGAGAAGGTGACTTCTCTGGGGAAGGACTGGCACCGGCCCTGCTTGAGATGTGAGAAGTGTAACAAGACCCTGACGTCTGGAGGCCATGCAGAG catGATGGCAAACCCTACTGCAACCACCCCTGCTACGCTGCCTTGTTCGGGCCCAAAG GGTTCGGCCGGGGAGGAGCTGAGAGCCACACATTCAAATAA